Proteins encoded by one window of Lycium barbarum isolate Lr01 chromosome 11, ASM1917538v2, whole genome shotgun sequence:
- the LOC132617707 gene encoding EH domain-containing protein 1-like isoform X1: protein MEFDTSPINRCSKEHEKIYQQWFTFADSDGDGRLTGGDATKFFAMSNLPRPELKQVWAIADSKRQGFLSFREFVVAMQLVSLGQAGHAVTNDLLNADVDFENLPTPVMEGLDVLLAKKKLAPKSEPDQIAGSAPVPAAPATSWFSSSKSSKKVSLTAVTSIVDGLKKLYIQKLKPLEVAYHFNDFVSPLLANSDFDAKPMVMLLGQYSTGKTTFIKHLLKMSYPGAHIGPEPTTDRFVVVMNGPDERSIPGNTIAVQADMPFSGLTTFGTAFLSKFECSQMPHPLLEHFTLVDTPGVLSGEKQRTQRSYDFTGVTSWFAAKCDLILLLFDPHKLDISDEFKRVISSLRGHDDKIRVVLNKADQVDTQQLMRVYGALMWSLGKVLNTPEVARVYIGSFNDKPMNEAATGPLGKELFEKEQDDLLMDLKNIPKKACDRRINEFVKRARAAKIHAYIIGHLRKEMPAMIGKAKTQQRLIDELEKEFGKVQREFHLPAGDFPNVEHFREVLGGYSFDRFEKLKPKMIQDVDDMLGYDIPELLKNFRNPYD from the exons ATGGAGTTTGATACAAGTCCCATTAATCGATGTTCAAAAGAACACGAGAAGATCTATCAACAATGGTTCACTTTTGCTGATTCAG ATGGAGATGGACGTCTCACTGGTGGAGATGCTACCAAGTTCTTTGCCATGTCCAATTTGCCTCGTCCAGAACTCAAACAG GTGTGGGCAATTGCAGATTCCAAACGACAAGGTTTTCTCAGTTTTAGAGAATTTGTTGTTGCAATGCAG TTGGTCTCTTTGGGGCAAGCTGGCCATGCAGTAACTAATGATCTTTTAAATGCTGATG TTGACTTTGAAAATTTGCCAACTCCTGTAATGGAGGGTCTGGATGTTCTTCTTGCT AAGAAGAAGCTGGCGCCTAAAAGCGAACCTGATCAGATTG CAGGCAGTGCTCCTGTCCCGGCCGCACCAGCAACTAGTTGGTTTTCATCATCAAAATCTTCAAAGAAG GTCTCTTTAACCGCTGTCACTTCAATAGTTGATGGACTAAAGAAGTTGTACATCCAGAAACTAAAGCCGCTAGAAGTTGCGTATCACTTCAATGATTTTGTCTCTCCTTTGTTG GCGAATAGTGATTTTGATGCCAAGCCAATGGTGATGCTTTTGGGTCAATACTCCACCGGCAAAACAACATTCATTAAACATTTACTCAAAATGAGTTACCCAG GTGCTCACATTGGACCAGAGCCTACAACAGACAGATTTGTGGTTGTCATG AATGGGCCTGATGAAAGAAGTATTCCGGGAAACACAATTGCCGTTCAAGCAGATATGCCATTTAGCGGTCTGACAACTTTTGGAACTGCGTTTTTGTCAAAGTTTGAGTGTTCTCAAATGCCGCATCCT TTGTTGGAGCATTTTACTTTGGTGGATACTCCTGGAGTTTTATCTGGGGAAAAGCAGAGAACTCAAAGGAGCTATGACTTTACTGGTGTGACTTCCTGGTTCGCTGCCAAGTGTGATCTCATCCTTCTTTTGTTTGATCCTCACAAGCTTGATATAAGTGATGAATTCAAACGTGTGATTTCTTCGCTTCGAGGTCACGATGATAAGATACGTGTGGTTCTGAACAAGGCTGACCAAGTTGATACTCAACAA CTTATGAGGGTTTATGGAGCATTGATGTGGTCTTTGGGGAAAGTTCTAAATACTCCTGAAGTTGCTCGTGTCTACATAGG ATCATTTAATGACAAACCAATGAATGAAGCTGCAACAGGGCCACTTGGGAAAGAACTTTTTGAAAAGGAACAAGATGATCTCCTTATGGACTTGAAAAACATTCCAAAGAAGGCTTGTGATCGTCGT ATCAATGAATTTGTAAAACGTGCTAGAGCTGCCAAGATACATGCTTACATAATCGGCCATCTCAGAAAGGAAATGCCTGCTATGATAGGAAAAGCCAAGACCCAACAGAGATTGATCGATGAATTGGAAAAAGAATTTGGAAAG GTTCAAAGGGAATTTCATCTGCCTGCTGGGGATTTTCCAAATGTCGAACACTTCAGGGAAGTTCTCGGTGGTTATAGCTTTGATAGATTTGAGAAGTTGAAGCCCAAGATGATACAAGATGTTGACGATATGCTTGGTTATGACATCCCCGAACTTCTCAAGAATTTCAGGAATCCTTATGACTAA
- the LOC132617707 gene encoding EH domain-containing protein 1-like isoform X2 translates to MEFDTSPINRCSKEHEKIYQQWFTFADSDGDGRLTGGDATKFFAMSNLPRPELKQVWAIADSKRQGFLSFREFVVAMQLVSLGQAGHAVTNDLLNADVDFENLPTPVMEGLDVLLAKKKLAPKSEPDQIGSAPVPAAPATSWFSSSKSSKKVSLTAVTSIVDGLKKLYIQKLKPLEVAYHFNDFVSPLLANSDFDAKPMVMLLGQYSTGKTTFIKHLLKMSYPGAHIGPEPTTDRFVVVMNGPDERSIPGNTIAVQADMPFSGLTTFGTAFLSKFECSQMPHPLLEHFTLVDTPGVLSGEKQRTQRSYDFTGVTSWFAAKCDLILLLFDPHKLDISDEFKRVISSLRGHDDKIRVVLNKADQVDTQQLMRVYGALMWSLGKVLNTPEVARVYIGSFNDKPMNEAATGPLGKELFEKEQDDLLMDLKNIPKKACDRRINEFVKRARAAKIHAYIIGHLRKEMPAMIGKAKTQQRLIDELEKEFGKVQREFHLPAGDFPNVEHFREVLGGYSFDRFEKLKPKMIQDVDDMLGYDIPELLKNFRNPYD, encoded by the exons ATGGAGTTTGATACAAGTCCCATTAATCGATGTTCAAAAGAACACGAGAAGATCTATCAACAATGGTTCACTTTTGCTGATTCAG ATGGAGATGGACGTCTCACTGGTGGAGATGCTACCAAGTTCTTTGCCATGTCCAATTTGCCTCGTCCAGAACTCAAACAG GTGTGGGCAATTGCAGATTCCAAACGACAAGGTTTTCTCAGTTTTAGAGAATTTGTTGTTGCAATGCAG TTGGTCTCTTTGGGGCAAGCTGGCCATGCAGTAACTAATGATCTTTTAAATGCTGATG TTGACTTTGAAAATTTGCCAACTCCTGTAATGGAGGGTCTGGATGTTCTTCTTGCT AAGAAGAAGCTGGCGCCTAAAAGCGAACCTGATCAGATTG GCAGTGCTCCTGTCCCGGCCGCACCAGCAACTAGTTGGTTTTCATCATCAAAATCTTCAAAGAAG GTCTCTTTAACCGCTGTCACTTCAATAGTTGATGGACTAAAGAAGTTGTACATCCAGAAACTAAAGCCGCTAGAAGTTGCGTATCACTTCAATGATTTTGTCTCTCCTTTGTTG GCGAATAGTGATTTTGATGCCAAGCCAATGGTGATGCTTTTGGGTCAATACTCCACCGGCAAAACAACATTCATTAAACATTTACTCAAAATGAGTTACCCAG GTGCTCACATTGGACCAGAGCCTACAACAGACAGATTTGTGGTTGTCATG AATGGGCCTGATGAAAGAAGTATTCCGGGAAACACAATTGCCGTTCAAGCAGATATGCCATTTAGCGGTCTGACAACTTTTGGAACTGCGTTTTTGTCAAAGTTTGAGTGTTCTCAAATGCCGCATCCT TTGTTGGAGCATTTTACTTTGGTGGATACTCCTGGAGTTTTATCTGGGGAAAAGCAGAGAACTCAAAGGAGCTATGACTTTACTGGTGTGACTTCCTGGTTCGCTGCCAAGTGTGATCTCATCCTTCTTTTGTTTGATCCTCACAAGCTTGATATAAGTGATGAATTCAAACGTGTGATTTCTTCGCTTCGAGGTCACGATGATAAGATACGTGTGGTTCTGAACAAGGCTGACCAAGTTGATACTCAACAA CTTATGAGGGTTTATGGAGCATTGATGTGGTCTTTGGGGAAAGTTCTAAATACTCCTGAAGTTGCTCGTGTCTACATAGG ATCATTTAATGACAAACCAATGAATGAAGCTGCAACAGGGCCACTTGGGAAAGAACTTTTTGAAAAGGAACAAGATGATCTCCTTATGGACTTGAAAAACATTCCAAAGAAGGCTTGTGATCGTCGT ATCAATGAATTTGTAAAACGTGCTAGAGCTGCCAAGATACATGCTTACATAATCGGCCATCTCAGAAAGGAAATGCCTGCTATGATAGGAAAAGCCAAGACCCAACAGAGATTGATCGATGAATTGGAAAAAGAATTTGGAAAG GTTCAAAGGGAATTTCATCTGCCTGCTGGGGATTTTCCAAATGTCGAACACTTCAGGGAAGTTCTCGGTGGTTATAGCTTTGATAGATTTGAGAAGTTGAAGCCCAAGATGATACAAGATGTTGACGATATGCTTGGTTATGACATCCCCGAACTTCTCAAGAATTTCAGGAATCCTTATGACTAA